One segment of Mycolicibacterium baixiangningiae DNA contains the following:
- a CDS encoding formate/nitrite transporter family protein, which yields MSYVNPAQFVTKMIDAGESKAFMSTRDTVIRAYMAGAILALAAAFAVTITVQTGNALVGAILFPVGFCLLYLLGFDLLTGVFTLVPLALLDKRRGVTVRSMLRNWGLVFLGNFAGALTVAFMMAIVFTYGFSVDPNEVGLRLGEIGHARTVGYAEHGAAGMLTLFIRGVLCNWMVSTGVVAAMMSTSVPGKVIGMWMPIMVFFYMGFEHSVVNMFLFPSGLMLGGDFSVMDYLVWNEIPTVVGNLVGGVAFVGLTLYATHARTGSERNRPVEPEQFTLPVEARA from the coding sequence ATGTCCTATGTGAATCCAGCTCAGTTCGTCACGAAGATGATCGACGCCGGGGAGAGCAAGGCGTTCATGTCGACCCGCGACACGGTGATCCGCGCCTACATGGCGGGGGCCATTCTGGCGCTGGCCGCGGCGTTCGCGGTGACCATCACCGTGCAGACCGGTAACGCACTCGTAGGTGCGATTCTGTTCCCGGTCGGGTTCTGCCTGCTGTATCTGCTCGGATTCGATTTGCTCACCGGGGTTTTCACCCTCGTACCGCTCGCGCTGCTCGACAAGCGGCGCGGCGTGACGGTGCGCTCGATGCTGCGCAACTGGGGGCTGGTGTTCCTTGGGAACTTCGCCGGGGCGCTGACCGTCGCGTTCATGATGGCGATTGTCTTCACCTACGGGTTCTCGGTCGATCCCAACGAGGTCGGCCTGCGGCTGGGGGAGATCGGCCACGCCCGCACCGTCGGATACGCCGAACACGGTGCCGCCGGCATGCTGACGCTGTTCATCCGCGGGGTGCTGTGCAACTGGATGGTCTCCACCGGTGTCGTGGCCGCCATGATGTCGACGTCAGTACCGGGCAAGGTGATCGGGATGTGGATGCCGATCATGGTGTTCTTCTACATGGGCTTCGAACATTCGGTCGTCAACATGTTCCTCTTTCCGTCCGGTCTGATGCTCGGCGGTGACTTCTCGGTGATGGACTACCTGGTGTGGAACGAAATCCCCACCGTCGTCGGCAATCTGGTCGGCGGTGTGGCCTTCGTCGGGTTGACGCTGTACGCCACGCACGCCCGCACCGGCTCCGAGAGGAACCGGCCTGTCGAACCGGAGCAGTTCACCCTTCCGGTGGAGGCGCGCGCATGA
- the cynS gene encoding cyanase has protein sequence MTRDQISAEIVAARLAKQLTWQQLADAIDRPVMWTIAALLGQHPIPVDCGKVLVDMLGLDESAVPVLAAVPMRGGLPTAVPTDPTIYRFYEVLQVYGGAIKEFIHEEFGDGIMSAINFSIDIERKPHPAGDRVVVTLDGKFLPYDWTAAEG, from the coding sequence ATGACCCGCGACCAGATCAGCGCCGAGATCGTGGCGGCGCGGTTGGCGAAACAGCTGACGTGGCAACAACTCGCCGACGCCATCGACAGACCCGTGATGTGGACCATCGCGGCACTGCTCGGTCAGCACCCCATACCGGTGGACTGCGGCAAGGTCCTCGTGGACATGCTCGGTCTCGACGAATCCGCGGTGCCGGTGCTCGCGGCGGTCCCGATGCGCGGGGGCCTTCCCACCGCCGTACCGACCGATCCGACGATCTACCGGTTCTACGAGGTGCTGCAGGTATACGGCGGCGCCATCAAGGAGTTCATCCACGAGGAGTTCGGCGACGGCATCATGAGCGCCATCAACTTCAGCATCGACATCGAGCGCAAGCCGCATCCGGCCGGGGACCGCGTGGTGGTCACGCTCGACGGCAAGTTCCTGCCGTACGACTGGACGGCCGCCGAGGGCTGA
- the menE gene encoding o-succinylbenzoate--CoA ligase yields MVRGRGPALLPTPADDAGHGARLGEALGVGAPIDDDVAVVVPTSGTTGTPKGAMLTAAALTASAHATHTRLGGPGQWLLALPAHHIAGLQVLVRSVVAGQRAVAMPAGFQAGDLVSAVAAMGGGRRYVSLVSVQLDKVLRSPSAADALATFDAVLIGGGPMPAGLAERASAAGISVVRTYGMSETAGGCVYDGVPLDGVRVRLDGSRILLGGPTLARGYRNRVQPDPFAEAGWFRTDDVGALDGGVLRVLGRVDDAISTGGLTVMPPVVEAVLSRHPAIADCAVFGVADERLGQRVAAAIVVAAGATAPTVAEVRAHVAAELDATAAPREVHVVEEVPRRGIGKVDRRGLSARFGGSA; encoded by the coding sequence ATGGTGCGCGGCCGCGGTCCCGCACTGCTGCCGACACCGGCCGACGACGCCGGGCACGGCGCGCGGCTGGGTGAGGCGCTGGGTGTCGGTGCGCCGATCGACGACGACGTCGCCGTCGTGGTGCCGACGTCGGGCACCACCGGCACGCCGAAGGGCGCGATGCTGACCGCCGCCGCGCTGACCGCGAGCGCGCACGCCACCCACACGCGCCTCGGCGGTCCCGGACAGTGGCTGCTGGCGCTACCCGCCCATCACATCGCCGGGCTGCAGGTGCTGGTCCGCAGCGTGGTGGCCGGTCAACGGGCGGTCGCGATGCCGGCGGGTTTCCAGGCGGGCGACCTGGTGTCGGCGGTCGCGGCGATGGGAGGGGGACGACGGTACGTCTCGCTGGTGAGCGTGCAACTCGACAAGGTGCTGCGCTCGCCGTCCGCCGCCGACGCGCTGGCCACGTTCGACGCGGTCCTGATCGGAGGCGGCCCGATGCCCGCCGGCTTGGCCGAAAGAGCCTCTGCGGCAGGCATTTCGGTGGTCCGAACCTACGGGATGAGCGAGACCGCCGGGGGGTGCGTCTACGACGGTGTGCCGCTGGACGGTGTGCGGGTGCGTCTCGACGGGTCGCGGATCCTGCTCGGCGGGCCGACCCTGGCGAGGGGCTATCGCAATCGCGTGCAGCCCGACCCGTTCGCCGAAGCGGGCTGGTTCCGTACCGATGACGTCGGCGCGCTGGACGGCGGCGTGCTGCGCGTGCTGGGCCGCGTCGACGATGCGATCAGCACCGGTGGGTTGACGGTGATGCCCCCTGTCGTCGAGGCGGTGCTGTCCCGCCACCCCGCGATCGCGGACTGTGCGGTGTTCGGCGTGGCCGACGAGCGTTTGGGGCAGCGGGTGGCGGCCGCGATCGTCGTCGCCGCGGGTGCGACGGCGCCGACGGTGGCGGAGGTTCGGGCGCACGTGGCGGCGGAACTCGACGCCACCGCGGCCCCGCGTGAGGTGCATGTGGTCGAGGAGGTGCCGCGCAGGGGGATCGGCAAGGTGGACCGCCGCGGGTTGAGCGCGCGGTTCGGCGGATCGGCATGA
- a CDS encoding DUF3349 domain-containing protein, whose translation MPNFLVRIVAWITAGYPEGVPGPDRVPLLALLRRQLTDDEVTAVAQTLIDRGEFDQVDIAVMITSITDDMPTPADIERVRARLGHDPEEDG comes from the coding sequence GTGCCCAACTTCCTAGTCAGGATCGTCGCGTGGATCACGGCCGGCTACCCCGAGGGGGTGCCGGGACCGGACCGGGTGCCGCTGCTCGCGCTGCTGCGCAGGCAGTTGACCGATGACGAGGTCACCGCCGTGGCGCAGACACTCATCGATCGCGGTGAGTTCGACCAGGTCGACATCGCCGTGATGATCACCTCGATCACCGACGACATGCCCACGCCGGCGGACATCGAGCGGGTGCGCGCCCGGCTCGGGCACGACCCCGAGGAGGACGGATAG
- a CDS encoding inorganic phosphate transporter, which yields MSSELIILVLLVATALAFDFTNGFHDTGNAMATSIATGALKPKTAVLLAGVLNLVGAFLSVEVALTVTTSVLKIQDSETGSLLPNIDASTGLTIIFAGLVGGILWNLLTWLFGIPSSSSHALFGGLMGAGLAAIGLAGVNWAGVTQKVLIPAIAAPVIAGLVAGCGTWLVYRITRRVAPKRREGGFRWGQIATASLVALSHGTNDAQKTMGVIALALITTGHLTGDVAEDGLPFWVIASCALAIGLGTYLGGWRVIRTLGKGLVEIQSPQGLAAEASSAAIILSSSAAGMALSTTHVATGSILGSGVGKPGAQVRWAVAGRMAVAWLVTLPAAGLVGALAFWLSHSVAGMTTQLAGDGLIFLILVALSFYMWRRAQQQKVDHSNVNADWDDTTNSVVPADVREAPKTSAAV from the coding sequence GTGAGTTCCGAGTTGATCATCTTGGTGCTGCTGGTCGCGACAGCACTGGCCTTCGACTTCACCAACGGTTTCCACGACACCGGAAATGCGATGGCCACGTCGATCGCCACCGGCGCGCTGAAGCCCAAGACGGCGGTGCTGCTGGCCGGCGTCCTCAACCTGGTCGGCGCCTTCCTGTCGGTCGAGGTCGCCCTCACCGTGACCACTTCGGTGCTCAAGATCCAGGACAGCGAGACCGGTTCGCTGCTGCCGAACATCGACGCATCCACCGGGCTGACCATCATCTTCGCCGGCCTCGTCGGCGGCATCCTCTGGAACCTGCTGACGTGGCTGTTCGGCATCCCGTCGAGTTCGTCGCACGCCCTGTTCGGCGGGCTGATGGGCGCGGGTCTGGCGGCCATCGGCCTGGCCGGGGTGAACTGGGCCGGCGTCACGCAGAAGGTGCTGATCCCGGCGATCGCCGCACCGGTCATCGCAGGTCTGGTCGCCGGCTGCGGCACCTGGCTGGTCTACCGGATCACCCGCAGGGTGGCACCCAAACGCCGGGAGGGTGGCTTCCGCTGGGGACAGATCGCCACGGCGTCACTGGTCGCGCTGTCGCACGGCACCAACGACGCGCAGAAGACGATGGGCGTCATCGCGCTCGCCCTGATCACCACCGGCCACCTGACCGGCGACGTCGCCGAGGACGGTCTGCCGTTCTGGGTCATCGCCAGCTGCGCGCTGGCCATCGGCCTGGGCACGTACCTCGGGGGGTGGCGCGTCATCCGCACGCTCGGCAAGGGTCTGGTGGAGATCCAGTCCCCGCAGGGCCTGGCCGCCGAAGCGTCGTCGGCCGCGATCATCCTCAGCTCGAGCGCCGCGGGTATGGCGCTGTCCACCACCCACGTCGCGACCGGCTCGATCCTCGGCAGCGGGGTGGGCAAGCCGGGCGCGCAGGTCCGTTGGGCCGTCGCCGGCCGCATGGCAGTGGCCTGGCTGGTCACGCTGCCCGCGGCGGGCCTCGTTGGCGCGCTCGCGTTCTGGCTCTCCCACTCGGTGGCCGGAATGACCACACAACTCGCGGGTGACGGGCTGATCTTCCTGATCCTGGTCGCGCTGTCGTTCTACATGTGGCGGCGCGCGCAGCAGCAGAAGGTCGATCACTCCAACGTCAACGCGGACTGGGACGACACGACCAATTCGGTCGTGCCCGCGGATGTTCGCGAGGCCCCGAAGACGTCCGCCGCCGTCTGA
- a CDS encoding DUF3349 domain-containing protein yields MTDNAGMMDKVLTWLREGYPQGVPPKDYFPLLALLKRSLSEEEVVRAAQSILRSSDSETVTEHDIRAAVHEVIAKEPNPEEVQQVAARLASVGWPLAAPVR; encoded by the coding sequence ATGACTGACAACGCCGGCATGATGGACAAGGTGCTCACCTGGCTGCGCGAGGGCTACCCGCAGGGTGTCCCGCCGAAGGACTACTTCCCGCTGCTGGCGCTGCTGAAGCGATCGCTCAGCGAGGAAGAGGTCGTCCGGGCCGCGCAGTCGATCCTGCGGTCGAGCGACTCCGAGACCGTCACCGAGCACGATATCCGCGCCGCCGTGCACGAGGTGATCGCCAAGGAACCCAATCCCGAAGAGGTGCAGCAGGTCGCGGCGCGGCTGGCCTCGGTCGGCTGGCCGTTGGCCGCACCGGTTCGCTGA
- a CDS encoding VOC family protein — MEILASRVLFRPTDYQRSLRFYRDDLGLAVAREYGGGTVFYAGQSLIELAAHGGPDACGALWLQVRDIDAVQDELRGRGVEISREARQEPWGLHEMHVNDPDGVTLIFVQVPDDHPLRRDTRG; from the coding sequence ATGGAGATCCTGGCCAGTCGGGTGCTGTTCCGGCCCACGGATTACCAGCGGTCGCTTCGCTTCTACCGGGACGACCTCGGGCTCGCGGTCGCCCGTGAATACGGCGGCGGCACCGTGTTCTACGCGGGCCAGTCGCTGATCGAGCTGGCCGCCCACGGCGGCCCTGACGCGTGCGGTGCGCTGTGGCTGCAGGTGCGCGACATCGACGCGGTCCAGGACGAGTTACGCGGACGCGGGGTCGAGATCTCCCGGGAGGCCCGGCAGGAGCCCTGGGGGCTGCACGAGATGCACGTGAACGATCCCGACGGTGTGACGCTCATCTTCGTGCAGGTGCCCGACGACCATCCGTTGCGCCGCGACACCCGCGGCTGA
- a CDS encoding SDR family oxidoreductase has translation MSKNPLRRLSDSLMLTSMRPSMAEQFLQPRSSIELAGKRILLTGASSGIGEAAAEKLARRGATVVAVARRQDLLDALVARITEAGGAATARACDLSDLDAVDALVAEVETQLGGVDILINNAGRSIRRPLAESLDRWHDVERTMTLNYYSPLRLIRGLAPGMIERGDGHIINVATWGVFSEASPLFAVYNASKAALSAVSRVIETEWAGKGVHSTTLYYPLVKTPMIAPTRAYDGVPGLSAQEAADWMIDAARSRPVRIAPRMAVTARAVDSLAPTWLNAIVKRQQVQPGA, from the coding sequence GTGAGCAAGAACCCGCTGCGCCGCCTGTCCGACAGCCTGATGCTGACCAGCATGCGGCCCTCGATGGCCGAACAGTTCCTGCAGCCGCGTTCATCGATCGAGCTCGCCGGCAAGCGCATCCTGTTGACGGGCGCCTCCTCCGGCATCGGTGAGGCCGCGGCGGAGAAGCTCGCCCGACGCGGCGCCACGGTCGTCGCGGTGGCCCGCCGACAAGACCTGCTCGACGCGCTCGTCGCACGCATCACCGAGGCCGGCGGCGCTGCGACCGCGCGAGCGTGCGACCTGTCGGATCTCGACGCGGTCGACGCGCTGGTGGCCGAGGTGGAAACCCAACTCGGCGGCGTCGACATCCTGATCAACAACGCGGGCAGGTCGATTCGCCGGCCCCTGGCCGAATCGCTGGACCGCTGGCACGACGTCGAACGCACGATGACACTGAACTACTACTCACCGCTGCGGCTGATCCGCGGACTGGCACCCGGCATGATCGAGCGCGGTGACGGCCACATCATCAACGTCGCGACCTGGGGTGTGTTCAGCGAGGCTTCACCTCTGTTCGCCGTCTACAACGCCTCCAAGGCGGCGCTGTCAGCGGTGAGCCGGGTCATCGAAACCGAATGGGCCGGCAAGGGTGTGCACTCGACCACGCTGTACTACCCGCTGGTGAAGACACCGATGATCGCGCCGACGCGGGCCTACGACGGGGTGCCGGGACTGAGTGCGCAGGAGGCCGCCGACTGGATGATCGACGCGGCGCGCAGCCGGCCGGTGCGCATCGCTCCGCGGATGGCCGTGACCGCAAGGGCCGTCGACTCGCTGGCGCCGACGTGGCTGAACGCGATCGTCAAACGCCAGCAGGTGCAGCCGGGCGCCTGA
- a CDS encoding SDR family NAD(P)-dependent oxidoreductase produces the protein MTHKQHPLGSGFTAANTADDVLEGIDLSGRTAIVTAGHVGLGRETTRALSAAGATVVVGSRDPRRAAAAVAGIDRVEVGELDLLDPASVEAFAARYLDSGRPLHMLINNAGIMGVPLVRNTHGYESHFATNHLGHFQLTRALLPALRSAGGARVVNLSSWGHHLSDIRWDDPHFEVGPYDGMIGYGQSKTANVLFAVELDRRFADDGIRGYALHPGGIFGTNLAPWLTEDDWRAMGLVDDAGQPVIDPDRDMKTPQQGASTTVWAATSPLLADIGGVYLQNNDIAPLEDITEPVSMDGDFGSGPFEMTVGVTRYAVDPESAERLWKLSEEAI, from the coding sequence ATGACACACAAACAGCACCCCTTGGGATCAGGATTCACCGCCGCGAACACCGCCGACGACGTCCTCGAAGGCATCGATCTGTCCGGCCGCACCGCCATCGTCACCGCCGGCCACGTCGGCCTGGGCCGCGAAACCACCCGCGCGCTGAGCGCGGCGGGCGCCACCGTGGTGGTCGGCTCCCGCGATCCCCGCCGCGCCGCCGCGGCGGTCGCCGGCATCGACCGCGTCGAGGTCGGCGAACTCGATCTGCTCGACCCGGCGTCGGTCGAGGCCTTCGCCGCGCGCTACCTCGACTCGGGTCGGCCGCTGCACATGCTGATCAACAACGCCGGAATCATGGGAGTGCCTCTGGTACGGAACACTCACGGCTACGAATCCCACTTCGCCACCAACCATCTCGGCCACTTCCAGCTCACCCGGGCACTGCTCCCCGCGCTGCGGTCCGCCGGCGGCGCACGAGTGGTCAACCTATCGTCATGGGGCCACCATCTGTCCGATATCCGTTGGGACGATCCCCATTTCGAGGTCGGTCCGTACGACGGCATGATCGGCTACGGCCAGTCCAAGACCGCCAACGTCTTGTTCGCGGTCGAACTGGACCGGCGCTTCGCCGATGACGGCATCCGCGGGTATGCCCTGCATCCCGGCGGAATCTTCGGGACCAACCTGGCGCCGTGGCTGACCGAGGACGATTGGCGCGCCATGGGTCTCGTCGACGATGCCGGACAGCCGGTCATCGACCCCGACCGTGACATGAAGACACCGCAACAGGGCGCCTCGACGACGGTGTGGGCCGCGACGAGTCCGCTGCTGGCCGACATCGGCGGGGTGTATCTGCAGAACAACGACATCGCACCACTGGAGGACATCACCGAGCCCGTCAGCATGGATGGCGATTTCGGGAGCGGTCCGTTCGAGATGACCGTCGGCGTCACCCGCTACGCCGTCGACCCGGAATCGGCAGAGCGGCTGTGGAAGCTCAGCGAGGAAGCGATCTGA
- a CDS encoding SDR family NAD(P)-dependent oxidoreductase, with protein sequence MGSGFTAASTTADVLEGIDLTGRTAVVTGGHVGLGLETTRALSAAGATVVVGSRSPDRAAAALTAIDGVEVEQLDLLDPVSVDAFANRFRDSGRPLHMLINNAGIMGGPRTLDPRGYEAQFATNHLGHFQLTLGLFPALRDANGARVVNVSSGGHHYSDIRWDDLHFETGPYDGMLGYGQSKTANILFGVELDRRWAGDGIRGYSLHPGVIFGTNLAPWLTDDELRRMGLVDDAGEPILDPEREMKTPQQGAATSVWAATSPLLDGVGGVYLKNCDVAPVGAVTALDTDITAGPQDSNLGVAPYAVDPEAAQRLWALSEELIRASGGG encoded by the coding sequence TTGGGATCAGGATTCACCGCCGCCTCGACCACCGCCGACGTCCTCGAAGGCATCGATCTGACCGGCCGAACCGCCGTCGTGACCGGTGGCCACGTCGGCCTCGGGCTCGAGACCACCCGCGCCCTGAGCGCCGCGGGCGCCACCGTGGTGGTCGGGTCCCGCAGCCCGGACCGGGCCGCGGCCGCGCTGACCGCAATCGACGGTGTCGAGGTCGAGCAGCTCGATCTGCTGGATCCGGTATCGGTCGACGCCTTCGCCAACCGCTTTCGCGACTCCGGGCGGCCGCTGCACATGCTGATCAACAACGCCGGCATCATGGGCGGACCGCGGACCCTCGACCCACGCGGTTACGAAGCGCAATTCGCGACGAACCACCTCGGTCATTTCCAGCTGACGCTCGGGCTGTTTCCCGCGCTGCGCGATGCGAACGGCGCCCGCGTGGTCAACGTCTCGTCCGGCGGGCACCACTACTCCGACATCCGTTGGGACGATCTGCATTTCGAGACCGGACCATATGACGGGATGCTCGGGTACGGGCAGTCCAAGACCGCGAACATCCTGTTCGGCGTCGAACTCGACAGGCGCTGGGCCGGCGACGGCATCCGGGGCTACTCGCTGCACCCCGGCGTGATCTTCGGTACGAATCTCGCCCCGTGGCTGACCGACGACGAACTTCGCCGAATGGGTCTGGTCGACGATGCCGGCGAGCCGATCCTCGACCCGGAGCGTGAGATGAAGACGCCGCAGCAGGGTGCGGCGACCTCGGTGTGGGCGGCGACCAGCCCGCTGCTCGACGGCGTCGGCGGCGTGTACCTGAAGAACTGCGATGTGGCGCCGGTGGGCGCGGTGACCGCACTCGACACCGACATCACCGCCGGTCCCCAGGACTCCAACCTCGGCGTCGCGCCGTACGCGGTCGACCCCGAGGCGGCGCAGCGCCTCTGGGCCCTCAGTGAGGAGCTGATCCGGGCGTCCGGTGGTGGGTGA
- a CDS encoding helix-turn-helix domain-containing protein, which yields MISGGFGVAGAWSTRFELSSPLKFVAMVAGRATLVANGVSGPIDIGTGDVVVLNRRSWATMSGGPDGLARQFALTEPNTFVRIDDGDDDVILGGHIDANRVGMDLLAAGLPPVLHVRASAADATHLRETLERIWEEATARRVGAEFAINQHAQLLVLTLLRAHLSQADELPVGWLRLLADERLRAAVSLMHTEPGRQWRLDELARVAMMSRTAFAERFRDVAGSPPLAYLSAWRMRLAQRALRDGDVRIGPLAVELGYTSESAFSTAFKREVGMSPLRYRNSSV from the coding sequence GTGATCTCCGGAGGGTTCGGGGTCGCAGGCGCCTGGTCGACGCGTTTCGAACTGTCATCCCCGCTGAAGTTCGTCGCCATGGTGGCCGGCCGCGCGACGCTGGTGGCCAACGGCGTGAGCGGCCCGATCGACATCGGAACCGGCGACGTGGTGGTCCTGAACCGCCGGTCGTGGGCGACGATGAGCGGGGGACCGGACGGGCTGGCCAGGCAGTTCGCGCTGACCGAGCCGAACACCTTCGTGCGCATCGACGACGGCGACGACGACGTCATTCTCGGCGGGCACATCGACGCGAACCGGGTGGGGATGGACCTGCTGGCGGCCGGCCTGCCGCCGGTCCTCCACGTGCGGGCGTCCGCCGCCGACGCCACGCACCTTCGCGAAACCCTCGAACGCATCTGGGAGGAGGCGACCGCCCGGCGAGTCGGCGCCGAGTTCGCGATCAACCAGCATGCACAGTTGCTGGTGCTCACGCTTCTGCGGGCGCACCTCTCACAGGCCGACGAGCTTCCCGTCGGTTGGCTGCGTCTGCTGGCGGACGAGCGACTACGGGCAGCGGTATCCCTGATGCACACCGAGCCCGGACGGCAGTGGCGGCTGGACGAGCTCGCCCGCGTCGCGATGATGTCACGCACCGCGTTCGCCGAGCGGTTCCGAGACGTGGCCGGGTCACCGCCGCTGGCCTACCTCAGCGCCTGGCGGATGCGGCTCGCCCAGCGCGCGCTGCGCGACGGCGACGTACGGATAGGGCCGTTGGCGGTCGAGCTCGGGTACACCTCCGAGAGCGCATTCAGCACGGCGTTCAAGCGGGAGGTCGGGATGTCGCCGCTGCGCTACCGCAACTCGTCCGTCTGA
- a CDS encoding 1,4-dihydroxy-2-naphthoyl-CoA synthase has protein sequence MSDTPFDPSVWQPVPGFDLTDITYHRHVVDGTPQPTVRVAFDRPEVRNAFRPHTVDELYRVLDHARMSPDVGVVLLTGNGPSAKDGGWAFCSGGDQRIRGRSGYQYADGETADTVDAARAGRLHILEVQRLIRFMPKVVICLVNGWAAGGGHSLHVTCDLTLASQQHARFKQTDADVGSFDGGFGSAYLARQTGQKFAREIFFLGRAYDAEQMYAMGAVNAVVDHAELENEGLQWAAEINGKSPQAVRMLKFSFNLIDDGLVGQQVFAGEATRLAYMTDEAVEGRDAFLEKRDPDWSAFPRYF, from the coding sequence ATGAGCGACACCCCGTTCGACCCGTCGGTCTGGCAGCCGGTCCCCGGGTTCGATCTGACCGACATCACCTACCACCGCCACGTCGTCGACGGCACACCGCAGCCGACGGTGCGGGTCGCGTTCGACCGGCCCGAGGTGCGCAACGCCTTCCGGCCGCACACCGTCGACGAGCTCTACCGGGTGCTCGACCACGCCCGGATGTCGCCCGACGTCGGCGTGGTGCTGCTGACCGGCAACGGCCCGTCGGCCAAGGACGGCGGCTGGGCGTTCTGCTCGGGCGGTGACCAGCGCATCCGCGGCCGCAGCGGCTACCAGTACGCCGACGGCGAGACCGCCGACACCGTGGACGCCGCACGCGCGGGCCGCCTGCACATCCTCGAGGTGCAGCGGTTGATCCGGTTCATGCCGAAGGTGGTCATCTGCCTGGTGAACGGGTGGGCGGCCGGCGGTGGGCACAGCCTGCACGTCACGTGCGACCTGACGCTGGCGAGCCAACAGCACGCGCGCTTCAAGCAGACCGACGCCGACGTCGGCAGCTTCGACGGCGGCTTCGGCAGCGCGTACCTGGCCCGTCAGACCGGCCAGAAGTTCGCCCGCGAGATCTTCTTCCTCGGCCGCGCGTACGACGCCGAGCAGATGTACGCGATGGGCGCGGTGAACGCCGTCGTCGACCACGCCGAACTCGAGAACGAGGGGCTGCAGTGGGCCGCCGAGATCAACGGCAAGTCACCGCAGGCGGTGCGGATGCTGAAGTTCTCGTTCAATCTCATCGACGACGGGCTGGTCGGTCAGCAGGTGTTCGCCGGGGAGGCCACGCGGCTGGCCTACATGACCGACGAGGCCGTCGAAGGCCGCGACGCCTTCCTGGAGAAGCGCGACCCGGACTGGTCTGCGTTCCCGCGCTACTTCTGA
- a CDS encoding nitroreductase family deazaflavin-dependent oxidoreductase, whose translation MPEERIRPPWWLKPMNKVVIASTKLGLPIFGKEGPLILTVTGRKSGRPRSTPITPMYVDAKRYVVGGFPGADWVRNARANPEVTLTKNRRSERARMVEMSDDEARPLLREFPTLVPTGVDFMKNAGLVTEATPEEFEALAGRCAVFRFDPIT comes from the coding sequence ATGCCCGAGGAACGCATCCGGCCGCCGTGGTGGCTCAAGCCGATGAACAAGGTGGTGATCGCCTCGACGAAGCTGGGACTGCCGATCTTCGGTAAAGAGGGGCCGCTGATCCTGACCGTGACCGGCCGCAAGAGCGGGCGGCCGCGGTCCACACCGATCACGCCGATGTACGTCGACGCCAAACGCTATGTGGTGGGCGGCTTTCCGGGTGCGGACTGGGTGCGCAACGCTCGGGCAAACCCTGAGGTGACGTTGACGAAGAACCGCCGCAGCGAGCGGGCGCGGATGGTGGAGATGTCCGACGACGAGGCCCGGCCCCTGCTTCGCGAGTTCCCCACGCTGGTGCCCACCGGGGTCGACTTCATGAAGAACGCCGGACTGGTCACCGAGGCGACCCCCGAGGAGTTCGAGGCGCTCGCCGGCCGCTGCGCCGTCTTCCGCTTCGACCCGATCACGTAG
- a CDS encoding HAD family hydrolase, which produces MAEMTVRAALFDFSGTLFRLEEDDSWFTGIEVHSREIDGHVQAELLRRLTAPTGRTVKMTPEADHAWVNRDLAPHLHREAYLHVLRESGLADHHAEQLYRRVIDPSSWTPYPDTAEVLACLHRQGIKTAVVSNIAFDVRPAFAAVGADSDVDEFVLSYEVGATKPSPEIFTTALSRLGVDASDAVMIGDSDEADGGARDVGCRFLLVDPLPTEQRPTGLRDALADIGIKV; this is translated from the coding sequence ATGGCGGAGATGACTGTACGAGCAGCGCTGTTCGACTTCTCCGGAACACTCTTCCGCCTCGAGGAGGACGACAGCTGGTTCACCGGTATCGAGGTCCACTCCCGCGAGATCGACGGGCACGTGCAGGCCGAGTTGCTGCGTCGCCTGACCGCGCCGACCGGACGCACGGTGAAGATGACCCCGGAAGCCGACCACGCGTGGGTCAACCGCGACCTCGCCCCGCATCTGCACCGCGAGGCCTACCTGCACGTGCTTCGGGAGTCGGGACTCGCCGACCACCACGCCGAGCAGCTCTACCGGCGAGTGATCGATCCGTCGTCGTGGACGCCGTATCCCGACACCGCCGAGGTCCTCGCCTGCCTGCACAGGCAGGGCATCAAGACCGCGGTCGTGTCCAACATCGCGTTCGACGTGCGGCCCGCCTTCGCCGCGGTCGGCGCCGACAGTGACGTCGACGAGTTCGTGCTGTCGTACGAAGTCGGCGCGACCAAGCCGTCGCCCGAGATCTTCACCACCGCACTGTCACGGCTGGGGGTCGACGCATCGGACGCGGTGATGATCGGTGACAGCGATGAGGCCGACGGCGGTGCGCGCGACGTGGGCTGCCGGTTCCTGCTCGTCGACCCGCTGCCCACCGAGCAGCGTCCCACCGGTCTGCGCGATGCGCTGGCAGACATCGGAATAAAGGTATAG